The Myxococcaceae bacterium JPH2 genome contains a region encoding:
- a CDS encoding biliverdin-producing heme oxygenase has translation MTVTGVWRGPRPETSARERRLSVASQATGLALRLEEETVEARLRVERSLFLQSLFCEPWEGGVLGEYVRAAHYTAYLRQLHVLYVTFESLLPRLRDVPLAQVLWLPELRRASALEADLAWFCGDTRSEPFACEETLLHVERMREVLGEAPHLLLAHAYARCVLDLYPGPLKAQLVAESFELEDGHGTAFYNALSLGEVPAFRARLHERLEALRLGEDAVEEIVQEARLAFRLHARLCESLARGGPAVALAAPR, from the coding sequence GTGACGGTCACCGGCGTCTGGAGGGGCCCGCGTCCGGAGACCTCGGCGCGCGAGCGGCGCCTGTCCGTCGCGTCGCAGGCGACGGGGCTGGCCTTGCGGCTGGAGGAGGAGACGGTGGAGGCGCGCCTGCGCGTGGAGCGCTCGCTGTTCCTGCAGTCGCTGTTCTGCGAGCCCTGGGAGGGCGGCGTGCTGGGCGAGTACGTCCGCGCGGCCCACTACACGGCGTACCTGCGTCAGCTCCATGTCCTCTACGTGACATTCGAGTCCTTGCTGCCCCGGTTGAGGGATGTGCCCCTGGCGCAGGTGTTGTGGCTGCCGGAGCTGCGGCGCGCGTCCGCGTTGGAGGCGGACCTCGCCTGGTTCTGCGGGGACACGCGCAGCGAGCCGTTCGCGTGCGAGGAGACGCTGCTGCACGTGGAGCGGATGCGGGAGGTGCTCGGCGAGGCGCCGCACCTGCTGCTGGCCCATGCGTATGCGCGCTGCGTGCTGGACCTCTATCCGGGGCCGCTGAAGGCGCAGCTGGTGGCGGAGTCCTTCGAGTTGGAGGACGGCCATGGCACGGCGTTCTACAACGCGCTCTCGCTGGGCGAGGTGCCGGCCTTCCGCGCGCGGCTGCATGAGCGACTGGAGGCGCTGCGGCTGGGTGAGGACGCGGTGGAGGAGATTGTCCAGGAGGCGCGTCTGGCCTTCCGTCTCCATGCGCGACTGTGCGAGTCCCTGGCTCGCGGCGGACCCGCCGTGGCGCTTGCCGCGCCGCGATAG
- a CDS encoding AMP-binding protein, whose translation MTAPSYAHGTCPTPLLGETVGRNLQRMVEAHGDREALVVVSQGYRATYRQFWDATTEAAMGLLGLGVGKGDRVGLWSPNRFEWVVCQYAAARVGAILVNLNPAYRTAELEYALNQAGVSVLLLAKGFRQTDYRTMLEEVRPRCPALRVALVLDDDWELLARTGAHVSERTLADREASLQFDDPINIQYTSGTTGFPKGATLSHHNVLNNGFFVGELLGYGPEERVCIPVPFYHCFGMVMGNLACTSHGACMVIPGEGFEPLAVLQAVQAERCTSLYGVPTMFIAELDEPRFGEFDLSSLRTGIMAGSPCPVEVMKAVQSRMHMREVSICYGMTETSPVSTQTLLEDTLERRVATVGHVHPHIEVKVVDPDSRAVVPRGQPGELCTRGYSVMLGYWENAEATAAAVDAAGWMHTGDLALMDADGYVRIVGRIKDMIIRGGENVYPREVEEFLHTHPGVSEAQVIGVPSAKYGEEVMAWVRGRPGVSLTEASLREFCTGRIATFKIPRYWKFVESFPMTVTGKVQKFRMRELSSSELGL comes from the coding sequence ATGACCGCTCCCTCCTATGCCCATGGCACGTGCCCGACCCCGCTGCTCGGGGAGACCGTCGGGAGGAACCTCCAGCGCATGGTGGAGGCGCATGGTGACCGGGAGGCGCTGGTGGTGGTGTCGCAGGGCTACCGCGCGACGTACCGCCAGTTCTGGGACGCGACCACTGAGGCGGCCATGGGCCTCTTGGGATTGGGCGTGGGCAAGGGCGACCGGGTGGGGCTGTGGTCTCCCAATCGCTTCGAGTGGGTGGTGTGCCAGTACGCGGCGGCGCGGGTGGGCGCCATCCTCGTCAACCTCAACCCGGCCTACCGCACGGCGGAGCTGGAGTACGCGCTCAATCAGGCCGGCGTCAGCGTGCTGCTGTTGGCCAAGGGCTTCCGGCAGACGGACTACCGGACGATGCTGGAGGAGGTGCGGCCCCGTTGCCCGGCGCTGCGCGTGGCGCTGGTGCTGGATGATGACTGGGAGTTGCTCGCGCGCACCGGGGCGCACGTGAGCGAGCGGACGCTGGCGGACCGCGAGGCCTCGCTCCAGTTCGATGACCCCATCAACATCCAGTACACCTCTGGGACGACGGGCTTCCCGAAGGGCGCCACGCTGTCGCACCACAACGTGCTCAACAACGGCTTCTTCGTGGGGGAGTTGCTGGGCTACGGGCCCGAGGAGCGGGTGTGCATCCCCGTGCCCTTCTACCACTGCTTCGGCATGGTGATGGGCAACCTGGCGTGCACGTCCCATGGGGCGTGCATGGTGATTCCGGGCGAGGGCTTCGAGCCGCTCGCGGTGTTGCAGGCGGTGCAGGCCGAGCGCTGCACATCGCTCTACGGCGTGCCGACGATGTTCATCGCGGAGTTGGATGAGCCGCGCTTTGGCGAGTTCGACTTGAGCTCGCTGCGCACGGGCATCATGGCGGGCTCGCCGTGTCCCGTGGAGGTGATGAAGGCGGTGCAGTCGCGGATGCACATGCGCGAGGTGTCCATCTGCTACGGCATGACCGAGACCTCGCCGGTGTCGACGCAGACGCTGCTGGAGGACACGTTGGAGCGGCGCGTGGCCACGGTGGGGCATGTGCACCCGCACATCGAGGTGAAGGTCGTGGATCCGGATTCGAGGGCCGTCGTGCCGCGAGGGCAGCCGGGGGAGCTGTGCACGCGGGGCTACAGCGTGATGCTGGGGTACTGGGAGAACGCCGAGGCCACGGCGGCGGCGGTGGACGCCGCGGGCTGGATGCACACGGGTGACCTGGCCCTGATGGACGCGGATGGCTACGTGCGGATCGTCGGTCGCATCAAGGACATGATCATCCGAGGCGGCGAGAACGTGTACCCGCGCGAGGTGGAAGAGTTCCTCCACACGCACCCGGGTGTCAGCGAGGCGCAGGTCATCGGAGTGCCGAGCGCGAAGTACGGCGAAGAGGTGATGGCCTGGGTGCGTGGGCGCCCGGGCGTGAGCCTCACCGAGGCGTCGCTGCGAGAGTTCTGCACGGGGCGCATCGCCACGTTCAAGATTCCCCGCTACTGGAAGTTCGTGGAGTCCTTCCCCATGACGGTGACGGGAAAGGTCCAGAAGTTCCGCATGCGCGAGCTGTCCTCCAGCGAGCTGGGACTCTAG
- a CDS encoding TfoX/Sxy family protein: MARQDGYVTYVVELLEPLGAVQVRHMFGGWGVYYGGRMFGLIAEGQLYLKVDELTRDAFERAGGQPFVYGGGEHPVSLGYWTPPSDAADDARELLPWARKAVDAAQRAAVKKAQAQQATADRKAAAAKKAAAKKAAAEAKPAAKKSAAKKPAAKKAATQKPAAKKVSARRARA; this comes from the coding sequence ATGGCGCGGCAGGACGGGTACGTGACGTACGTGGTGGAGTTGCTCGAGCCACTGGGTGCGGTGCAGGTGCGGCACATGTTCGGGGGCTGGGGCGTCTATTACGGCGGTCGGATGTTCGGGCTCATCGCCGAGGGGCAGCTCTACCTGAAGGTCGACGAACTCACGCGCGACGCCTTCGAGCGAGCCGGAGGTCAACCCTTCGTCTACGGGGGTGGAGAGCATCCCGTGTCGCTGGGCTACTGGACGCCGCCCTCGGACGCGGCGGATGACGCCCGAGAGCTGCTGCCCTGGGCACGCAAGGCCGTGGACGCGGCGCAGCGGGCCGCGGTGAAGAAGGCCCAGGCCCAGCAAGCCACGGCGGACAGAAAGGCCGCGGCCGCGAAGAAGGCCGCCGCCAAGAAAGCAGCCGCTGAGGCGAAGCCCGCCGCGAAGAAGTCGGCGGCCAAGAAGCCCGCCGCGAAAAAGGCCGCGACCCAGAAGCCCGCCGCGAAGAAGGTCAGCGCACGAAGGGCTCGCGCATAG
- a CDS encoding LysR family transcriptional regulator gives MTSEQLRAFLQVARDGRVSTAAKALGLSQSGLSRQLQSLEAELSTRLLVRTPTGAVLTDAGARFLPHARRALDALAAGVTELERLSGTPSGPVSLGTLTTVGAYLLPELIPAFSRLHPEVRPRLSEDRAAVLEESVARGTLDLAILTLPVRRVDLVTQKLWEESLLLAVPKGHRLTRLGRPVALAEVVEETWVLIPGMAGARALEAACEARGVTPHVALETDNSEAVLRMVERGLGVSLVPELAASSHTTHHVELIPVAKGAPKRQVALVHRGEGYLTAAARALKAFIVEHAKRPATRGKAK, from the coding sequence ATGACCTCCGAACAGCTACGAGCCTTCCTCCAAGTGGCGCGCGACGGCCGGGTCTCCACCGCCGCCAAGGCGCTGGGCCTGTCGCAGTCCGGACTGTCGCGGCAGCTCCAGTCATTGGAGGCCGAGCTGAGCACGCGGCTGCTCGTCCGCACGCCCACGGGCGCGGTGCTCACCGATGCGGGGGCGCGCTTCCTGCCCCATGCACGTCGAGCCCTGGATGCGCTGGCCGCGGGCGTCACCGAGTTGGAGCGACTGTCGGGCACGCCGAGCGGTCCAGTGTCGTTGGGGACGCTGACCACGGTGGGGGCCTATCTGCTGCCGGAGCTGATTCCGGCGTTCTCGCGCCTGCATCCCGAGGTGCGGCCTCGATTGAGCGAGGACCGGGCGGCGGTGTTGGAGGAAAGCGTCGCGCGGGGGACGTTGGACCTGGCCATCCTGACGTTGCCGGTGCGGCGGGTGGATCTGGTGACGCAGAAGCTGTGGGAGGAGTCGCTGCTGCTCGCGGTGCCGAAGGGGCATCGGCTGACGCGACTCGGGAGGCCGGTGGCGCTCGCGGAGGTGGTGGAAGAGACGTGGGTGCTCATCCCGGGGATGGCGGGCGCGCGAGCACTGGAAGCCGCGTGCGAGGCGCGCGGGGTGACGCCTCACGTGGCGCTGGAGACGGACAACTCCGAGGCCGTGCTGCGCATGGTGGAGCGGGGCCTGGGCGTATCGCTGGTGCCCGAGCTGGCGGCGAGCAGTCACACCACGCACCACGTCGAGCTGATTCCCGTGGCGAAGGGCGCGCCGAAGCGACAAGTGGCGCTGGTGCATCGAGGCGAGGGCTACCTGACGGCGGCGGCGCGGGCGCTGAAGGCGTTCATCGTCGAGCACGCGAAGCGACCGGCCACGCGCGGCAAGGCGAAGTAG
- a CDS encoding MFS transporter, translating into MDGSELTSQSVSAMRPGAARRVATGAVLLALVVSAFEGTVVTSAMPTITRELGGPQLYSWVFSAFLFASTVGVLVSGKLADRLGRKPVFFFGMGLFLGGSALCGLATSMPALIAFRVMQGLGAGALQPTTLTISADLYTLRERAAIQGLFTGAWGGANALGPLIGGWLVMHASWRWVFLVNLPVGLLAATLLHLSYRDPPRRVGEPLDRWGPLLAGASAALLLFALEPGGMGTRLFCALGAVLVGVTFARQQRAVSMPLLPRELATDRTVLSGVAGGLFAGALLYTMSAWVPLWMTEQGGHTPLGAGLALVPMLVGWSVGSTFGVKVLVRGGMRASVGLSFVVAALGAGLLSLAAARGWGVVATFACLTIVGLGLGPAASTSLLGPQSRAPWHHRGIITSTLYAMRLLGGSLAVAAMSLARGHFALQFAIASGLTATAALGLALAAPGRAGNVAPASS; encoded by the coding sequence ATGGATGGAAGCGAGCTGACGTCTCAGTCGGTGTCCGCGATGCGTCCGGGCGCGGCCCGTCGAGTGGCCACCGGCGCGGTGTTGCTGGCCCTGGTGGTCAGCGCCTTCGAGGGCACGGTGGTGACCAGTGCCATGCCCACCATCACCCGTGAGCTGGGTGGACCCCAGCTCTACTCGTGGGTCTTCTCCGCCTTCCTCTTCGCCTCCACCGTGGGCGTGCTCGTGTCCGGCAAGCTCGCGGACCGATTGGGGCGCAAGCCCGTCTTCTTCTTCGGCATGGGCCTGTTCCTCGGAGGCTCGGCGCTGTGCGGCCTGGCCACGTCGATGCCCGCGCTCATCGCGTTCCGCGTCATGCAGGGACTGGGCGCCGGCGCGCTGCAGCCCACCACGCTCACCATCAGCGCCGACCTCTACACGCTGCGCGAGCGCGCGGCCATCCAAGGCCTGTTCACCGGCGCGTGGGGCGGGGCCAATGCGCTGGGCCCGCTCATCGGCGGCTGGCTGGTGATGCACGCCTCGTGGCGCTGGGTGTTCCTGGTCAACCTGCCCGTGGGCCTGCTCGCCGCGACGCTGCTGCACCTGTCCTACCGGGATCCGCCTCGCCGCGTGGGCGAGCCGCTGGACCGCTGGGGGCCGTTGCTCGCGGGCGCTTCCGCCGCGCTGTTGCTGTTCGCCTTGGAGCCCGGTGGGATGGGGACGCGGTTGTTCTGCGCGCTCGGGGCCGTGCTGGTGGGCGTGACGTTCGCGCGTCAGCAGCGCGCGGTCTCCATGCCCCTGCTGCCGCGCGAGCTGGCCACGGACCGCACCGTGCTGAGTGGCGTCGCGGGCGGACTGTTCGCGGGCGCGCTCTTGTACACGATGTCGGCGTGGGTGCCGCTGTGGATGACGGAGCAGGGAGGCCACACGCCGCTCGGCGCGGGGCTCGCGCTCGTGCCCATGCTGGTGGGGTGGTCCGTGGGCTCCACCTTCGGCGTGAAGGTCCTGGTGCGGGGCGGCATGCGCGCCAGCGTGGGCCTCAGCTTCGTCGTCGCGGCCTTGGGCGCGGGCCTGCTGTCGCTTGCCGCCGCGCGAGGCTGGGGCGTGGTGGCCACCTTCGCGTGCCTCACCATCGTGGGCCTGGGGCTTGGGCCCGCGGCGAGCACGTCGCTCTTGGGGCCTCAGTCGCGAGCGCCCTGGCATCACCGGGGCATCATCACGAGCACGCTCTACGCCATGCGACTGCTGGGCGGGTCGCTGGCCGTGGCGGCCATGTCGCTGGCCCGGGGACACTTCGCGCTGCAGTTCGCGATCGCCTCGGGCCTCACCGCCACCGCCGCGCTGGGGCTCGCCCTGGCCGCTCCGGGACGCGCGGGCAACGTGGCCCCCGCGTCCTCCTGA
- a CDS encoding lamin tail domain-containing protein, whose product MKNPWRWVGALSLLLAAACGGSTAPEVTASEPLATAEAPLTSVRMRLMAANISSGTGQNYDPGHGIRIFQGTKPDVVMIQEFNYLSNSAADLRTFVDTAFGTGFSYYREGGAQIPNGIISRWPIIASGEWDDTSVTNRDFAWARIDVPGPKDLWVVSVHLLTTSSSVRNTEATNLLSFIQANVPASDYLVIGGDFNTGSRTEGCLNTLSAVVNTASPYPADRNGNGNTNAGRNSPYDHVLVDSDLRAYQTSVVIGGSSFASGLVADTRVYSPIAEIAPALAADSGANGMQHMGVIKDFLIPGDAAPVGSVTVGSPNGGESYAAGSAQTITWTSSSVTNVKVEYTLDGSTWTTLAASTPASAGSYTWTVPSTASTTALVRVSDASDATVTDSSNAAFTITTSTGGTGTVFINEVLLNEAGSDVSGEFVELVNTSSAAVDLSGWTVSDASSVRHTFASGTSLAAGKAVVVFGAASGIPAGTVGAVAASSGTLGLSNSGDTVTVKNASGTVVDTATFASSLTGTDGVSANRSPDVSATGTFVLHTSVSSLSSSPGLRASGAAF is encoded by the coding sequence ATGAAGAATCCTTGGCGTTGGGTGGGTGCGCTGTCGTTGTTGCTGGCCGCCGCGTGCGGTGGGAGCACCGCGCCGGAGGTCACGGCGTCGGAGCCGCTGGCCACGGCCGAGGCGCCGCTGACGAGCGTGCGCATGCGCCTGATGGCGGCGAACATCTCCAGTGGGACCGGGCAGAACTACGACCCAGGTCACGGCATCCGCATCTTCCAGGGGACGAAGCCGGACGTGGTGATGATCCAGGAGTTCAACTACCTGTCGAACTCGGCGGCGGACCTGCGCACGTTCGTGGACACGGCGTTCGGCACGGGCTTCTCGTACTACCGCGAGGGTGGGGCGCAGATCCCCAACGGCATCATCAGCCGCTGGCCCATCATCGCCTCGGGTGAGTGGGACGACACCAGCGTGACCAACCGCGACTTCGCGTGGGCGCGCATCGACGTGCCGGGTCCCAAGGACCTGTGGGTGGTGAGCGTGCACCTGCTGACCACCAGCTCCAGCGTGCGCAACACGGAGGCCACCAACCTGCTCAGCTTCATCCAGGCGAACGTCCCCGCGAGCGACTACCTCGTCATCGGCGGTGACTTCAACACCGGCAGCCGCACCGAGGGGTGTCTGAACACGCTGTCCGCCGTGGTGAACACCGCGTCGCCGTATCCGGCGGATCGCAACGGCAACGGCAACACCAACGCCGGACGCAACAGCCCGTATGACCACGTGCTGGTGGACAGCGACCTGCGCGCGTATCAGACGTCGGTGGTCATCGGCGGCAGCTCGTTCGCCAGCGGCCTGGTGGCGGACACGCGCGTGTACTCGCCCATCGCGGAGATTGCTCCCGCGCTGGCGGCCGACAGTGGCGCCAACGGCATGCAGCACATGGGTGTCATCAAGGACTTCCTCATCCCCGGGGACGCGGCGCCCGTGGGGAGCGTGACGGTGGGCTCGCCCAACGGCGGCGAGAGCTACGCGGCGGGGAGCGCGCAGACCATCACCTGGACCTCCTCCAGCGTGACGAACGTGAAGGTGGAGTACACGCTGGATGGCTCCACGTGGACCACGCTGGCGGCGAGCACGCCGGCCTCGGCGGGCAGCTACACGTGGACGGTCCCCTCCACCGCGAGCACCACCGCGCTGGTGCGCGTGAGCGATGCCTCGGACGCCACGGTGACGGACTCGAGCAACGCGGCCTTCACCATCACCACGTCCACCGGGGGCACCGGCACGGTGTTCATCAACGAGGTGCTGCTCAACGAGGCGGGCTCGGACGTCAGCGGCGAGTTCGTGGAGTTGGTCAACACGAGCTCGGCGGCGGTGGACCTGAGCGGCTGGACCGTGTCCGACGCGAGCAGCGTGCGGCACACGTTCGCGAGCGGCACGTCGCTGGCGGCCGGCAAGGCCGTGGTCGTGTTCGGCGCCGCGTCCGGCATCCCCGCTGGCACGGTGGGCGCGGTGGCCGCGTCCTCGGGGACGCTGGGCTTGTCGAACAGCGGTGACACCGTGACGGTGAAGAACGCGTCCGGCACGGTCGTGGACACGGCCACGTTCGCCTCGTCGCTCACCGGTACGGATGGCGTGTCCGCCAACCGCAGCCCGGACGTGAGCGCCACCGGCACGTTCGTGCTGCACACGAGCGTGTCCAGCCTGTCGTCCTCGCCCGGTCTGCGCGCGAGCGGCGCGGCCTTCTAG
- a CDS encoding HEAT repeat domain-containing protein codes for MPRHLWLSLWMFVLGVQSHAVAATPVGADAALLTWARAPAKTSRRAVALPQNFDLLARCFRSREELGPERFSALVRQLLEDQERSDLSAESKRRGVFLLGRLQDSAALPLLTQRAKEPSSMELRNEAVESLAYFGSLSKRDTFLDALPDLHLRSDLRAQTREVVFRPAPDPRATEALLAVLGSGTEPIGCRPGDEDPDPRCAALRALTFHPGPALEPFGLEAKTLHGRPRMMLLAAAGTPKAIEAIREYLQAELQGARRFAVESLATLARPEAARALLEALDDSDGEVRRLAAHALFLMAGLDVPLERIVLEDAALMRAGFLERWGPHLERFDASRALPSEATPVPGVYGAR; via the coding sequence ATGCCGCGACACCTCTGGCTGTCCTTGTGGATGTTCGTGCTGGGCGTTCAGTCCCATGCCGTGGCGGCGACGCCCGTCGGCGCGGATGCGGCCTTGCTCACGTGGGCCCGCGCGCCCGCGAAGACCTCGCGTCGCGCGGTGGCGCTGCCTCAGAACTTCGACCTGCTGGCGCGTTGTTTCCGCAGCCGCGAGGAATTGGGCCCCGAGCGCTTCAGTGCGCTCGTGCGCCAGCTCTTGGAAGACCAGGAGCGCTCGGACCTGTCCGCCGAGTCCAAGCGCCGAGGGGTGTTCCTCCTGGGCAGGCTCCAGGACAGCGCCGCGCTTCCCCTGCTCACCCAGCGCGCCAAGGAGCCCAGCTCCATGGAGCTGCGCAATGAAGCCGTGGAGTCACTCGCCTATTTTGGTTCTCTCTCCAAGCGCGACACCTTCCTCGACGCGCTGCCTGACTTGCACCTGCGCTCGGACCTCCGCGCCCAGACACGCGAGGTGGTCTTTCGTCCCGCTCCGGATCCACGCGCCACCGAGGCGCTGCTCGCCGTGCTCGGTTCCGGTACGGAGCCCATCGGCTGTCGCCCGGGAGACGAGGACCCGGATCCGCGCTGTGCCGCCTTGCGGGCGCTGACATTCCATCCCGGGCCCGCGCTGGAGCCCTTCGGCCTGGAGGCGAAGACGTTGCACGGCCGGCCTCGCATGATGCTCCTCGCGGCGGCGGGTACGCCCAAGGCCATCGAGGCCATCCGCGAGTACCTTCAGGCGGAGCTGCAGGGCGCGCGGCGATTCGCGGTGGAGTCACTCGCCACGTTGGCTCGCCCCGAGGCGGCGCGCGCGCTGCTCGAGGCGCTCGATGACTCGGATGGCGAGGTGCGGCGGCTCGCGGCGCACGCGCTGTTCCTCATGGCGGGCCTGGACGTGCCGTTGGAGCGGATCGTCCTGGAGGATGCCGCGCTCATGCGAGCGGGCTTCCTGGAGCGTTGGGGCCCTCACTTGGAGCGCTTCGACGCCTCGCGGGCGCTCCCTTCGGAGGCCACGCCCGTGCCTGGCGTCTACGGCGCGCGTTGA
- a CDS encoding DUF4215 domain-containing protein, whose amino-acid sequence MSRHRRMASGRVLAPLLAGALGVACGELPVSEAALATRPAPLVRASQGVKLGGDLYADAVAPGTTATVLNANNAVGAPDGEAATVLGLLNASLVLDLGAGEEGTGNLKVYYQGVELSVATQVDFLRADGTVLTTGTLRLVNVSVGTHVAMVPFRGGSASYRYVRLRGSVIELFMVDAIEAAGRVVCGDGQTNGVETCDDGNLQSRDGCNSICQVEHGYTCHGQPSVCTDVDECYLGTAQCAPGELCVNTPGGYTCQPDCLAPRTVCGSACVDTQTDVLHCGACGHACAYGGTCELGVCVGGGALQFTATWNRDGDADLLVRTPTGKLISFWNPGPSDATDRGILDVDARKGLGPENIYWPLGTTPPPGTYDICLSLTTFTPDVDVSTPVDAHVVVRRPGQLERVFDTPRIQPSLNFECAPTEANYVGSITYP is encoded by the coding sequence ATGAGCAGGCATCGACGCATGGCTTCGGGGCGCGTCCTGGCGCCGTTGCTGGCGGGGGCCTTGGGTGTCGCGTGCGGAGAGCTGCCCGTGAGCGAGGCGGCCTTGGCGACCCGTCCCGCTCCGCTCGTCCGTGCTTCCCAGGGCGTGAAGCTGGGGGGAGACCTGTACGCGGACGCCGTGGCACCTGGAACCACGGCCACGGTGCTCAACGCGAACAACGCGGTGGGCGCGCCGGATGGCGAGGCGGCCACGGTGCTCGGGCTGCTCAATGCGTCGCTCGTGCTGGACCTGGGCGCGGGCGAGGAGGGGACGGGAAACCTGAAGGTGTATTACCAGGGCGTCGAGCTGTCGGTGGCGACGCAGGTGGACTTCCTCCGCGCGGATGGCACCGTGCTGACCACCGGGACGTTGCGCCTGGTGAACGTGAGCGTGGGGACGCACGTCGCGATGGTGCCGTTCCGAGGCGGCAGCGCGTCCTACCGTTACGTTCGCCTGCGCGGGTCGGTCATCGAGTTGTTCATGGTGGATGCCATCGAGGCGGCGGGCCGGGTCGTCTGTGGCGACGGCCAGACGAATGGCGTCGAGACGTGCGACGACGGCAACCTCCAGTCCAGGGATGGCTGCAACAGCATCTGCCAGGTGGAGCATGGCTATACCTGCCATGGGCAACCCAGCGTCTGCACGGACGTGGATGAGTGCTACCTGGGCACGGCCCAGTGCGCGCCGGGCGAGCTGTGTGTGAACACGCCGGGCGGTTACACGTGCCAGCCGGATTGTCTGGCGCCGCGCACCGTCTGCGGTAGCGCTTGTGTGGACACCCAGACCGACGTGCTCCACTGCGGCGCGTGTGGACATGCCTGTGCGTATGGTGGGACGTGCGAACTCGGGGTCTGCGTGGGCGGCGGCGCGCTCCAGTTCACCGCGACCTGGAATCGCGACGGGGACGCGGACCTCCTGGTGCGCACGCCCACGGGCAAGCTCATCTCGTTCTGGAACCCGGGCCCCAGCGACGCCACGGACCGCGGCATCCTGGACGTGGATGCGCGCAAGGGGCTGGGGCCCGAGAACATCTACTGGCCGCTGGGGACGACTCCGCCGCCGGGCACCTATGACATCTGTCTGTCATTGACGACCTTCACGCCGGACGTGGACGTCAGCACCCCGGTGGATGCGCACGTGGTGGTGCGCCGGCCGGGGCAACTGGAGCGGGTGTTCGATACGCCGAGGATCCAACCCTCGCTGAACTTCGAGTGCGCCCCCACGGAGGCCAACTACGTGGGGTCCATCACCTATCCGTGA